A genomic region of Enterococcus sp. 12C11_DIV0727 contains the following coding sequences:
- a CDS encoding polyprenyl synthetase family protein, giving the protein MNIHPMWKKYPELAKELNNTLKLMENSVALKNKDVEDAVMSMIHSGGKLLRPAYQLLFSQFGEKREPKKAVALAAAIELLHTATLIHDDIVDDADIRRSLPTIRSQFGNSTAVYAGDYLFVSCFKLLADYSSSLKSIQLNSRSMEKILSGELGQMDNRYNLDMTINQYLENISGKTAELFSLSCFVGAYESGTTERFAKNCGKIGENIGIAFQIIDDVLDYTQSPEQIGKPVLEDVRQGIYSLPLLYALEEGRDTLLPYLKKGETLTDSETNKIYELVHSFGGVEKAQKLAQKYTQQALKGIQKLPETPSKAKNELLEITQAILARTN; this is encoded by the coding sequence ATGAACATTCATCCCATGTGGAAAAAATATCCTGAACTAGCAAAAGAATTAAACAACACGTTAAAATTGATGGAAAATAGTGTTGCTCTAAAAAATAAAGATGTCGAAGATGCAGTCATGTCGATGATTCATTCCGGCGGTAAGTTACTTCGTCCAGCTTATCAGCTTTTATTTTCACAGTTTGGCGAAAAAAGAGAACCCAAAAAGGCTGTTGCTTTAGCGGCAGCGATTGAATTATTGCACACTGCAACATTGATTCATGACGATATCGTAGACGATGCTGATATCAGACGTAGTTTACCAACTATTCGTTCTCAGTTTGGCAATAGCACAGCTGTTTATGCGGGTGATTATTTGTTTGTCAGCTGTTTTAAGTTACTTGCTGACTACTCTTCTTCTTTAAAAAGTATCCAGTTAAATTCACGGAGTATGGAAAAAATATTAAGTGGTGAACTGGGACAAATGGATAATCGTTATAATCTTGATATGACGATTAATCAATACTTAGAAAATATTTCTGGTAAAACTGCTGAACTTTTTTCACTAAGTTGCTTTGTTGGAGCTTATGAAAGTGGAACAACTGAACGTTTTGCTAAAAATTGCGGAAAAATCGGTGAAAACATTGGGATTGCTTTTCAAATTATAGATGACGTTTTAGATTATACCCAAAGTCCAGAACAAATCGGAAAACCTGTGTTGGAGGATGTCCGTCAGGGAATCTATTCATTGCCGCTTTTATATGCGTTAGAAGAAGGACGAGACACCCTACTTCCTTATTTGAAAAAAGGTGAAACATTAACTGACTCTGAAACAAATAAAATCTATGAATTGGTTCATTCATTTGGTGGAGTTGAGAAAGCCCAAAAGCTTGCACAAAAATATACGCAGCAAGCTTTAAAAGGTATTCAGAAGCTACCTGAAACTCCCTCTAAAGCTAAAAATGAGCTCTTGGAAATCACACAAGCCATTCTTGCACGAACAAATTAA
- a CDS encoding Gx transporter family protein gives MSKLQKNIYISMLVAQGVIIGLIENMIPYPFAFAPGAKLGLANLITIIAIFTMRKRDSFFLVCMRLILTTLLGGTISTFFYSASGALLSYLGMLLIMQLGPKRVSIIGISAAGGFLHNVGQLLTTCFFAQSWAPMLYLPFLSFFGLLSGIAIGIAANYLLRHVQTLRQFQLNYESTTKHKWSQYFQ, from the coding sequence ATGAGTAAATTACAAAAAAACATCTATATTTCCATGTTAGTCGCACAGGGTGTGATCATTGGATTGATTGAAAATATGATTCCTTATCCTTTTGCTTTTGCCCCTGGTGCTAAACTAGGACTGGCTAATCTAATTACCATCATTGCTATTTTTACAATGCGAAAAAGAGATAGTTTCTTTTTGGTCTGTATGCGTCTAATTTTAACGACACTGCTTGGCGGAACGATTTCCACTTTCTTTTATAGTGCCAGTGGTGCCTTACTTAGCTATTTAGGGATGCTACTCATCATGCAATTAGGTCCTAAACGCGTCAGTATTATTGGAATTAGTGCGGCAGGTGGATTTTTACACAATGTTGGGCAATTATTAACCACTTGTTTCTTTGCTCAATCATGGGCTCCTATGCTTTATCTGCCTTTCCTTTCTTTTTTCGGCTTATTATCCGGAATTGCAATCGGGATTGCAGCAAATTACCTACTGCGCCATGTTCAAACTCTACGCCAATTTCAGCTAAATTACGAATCAACGACCAAACATAAATGGAGCCAATATTTTCAATAA
- a CDS encoding NAD(P)/FAD-dependent oxidoreductase: MTKQKIVVVGAGYAGVSATKFLAKKLKKDSDVEITLIDRHSYHTMMTELHEVAGGRVEPSAIQYDLQRLFSRKKNVTLVTDTVTGIDKDKKVVQTELGSYEFDQLIIGMGGEPNDFGTPGVKEHGFTLWSFENSLKIREHILETVEKAAIEPDPEVRKAMLTFVVCGSGFTGIEMVGELIDWKDRLAKEFKLDPNEFTLMVVEAMPTILNMLSRNDAAKAERYLEKKNVKLLLNAPIVEVAADHIKLKDGSTVPTHTLIWTAGVKATSDAADFGLESARGNRLIANEYMQAKGYEDKNIYIVGDLVYYEEFPETPTPQIVQAAEQTGHTAAANIVADIKGSEKHKFKGNYQGFMVSIGAKWGVANLFDKIHLSGFLAIIMKHIVNLKYFFDIRSGYYMFQYIMHEFFHIKDDRNVTRGHSSRYGNVLWSVPLRVFYGMVWLVESMKKIVGTGDYLNPSTWFGDGSWFTDKVAFPFPWLQEQVTTGASAAGGGAEATETTAKAAQFGLSYAYGEEPMQVFDHMPKWFESVMKFMMPNQEVALFMQKFMTIVEVLIALALIAGLFTWLSSAATIGLTIAFCLSGMFYWVNIWFIFVAFALMNGSGRALGLDRWVIPWVQRTLGKWWYGTPKSRYGSK, from the coding sequence ATGACAAAACAAAAAATTGTCGTTGTGGGAGCTGGTTATGCTGGAGTTTCAGCTACTAAATTTTTAGCCAAAAAATTGAAAAAAGATTCTGACGTTGAGATTACTTTAATTGATCGTCATTCTTACCACACCATGATGACTGAGTTGCACGAAGTAGCCGGAGGACGTGTTGAGCCTTCAGCGATTCAGTACGATCTACAACGTTTATTCTCACGTAAAAAGAATGTCACTCTTGTAACTGACACTGTAACTGGTATCGATAAAGACAAAAAAGTTGTTCAAACAGAGTTAGGTTCTTATGAATTTGACCAATTGATCATCGGTATGGGTGGCGAGCCAAATGATTTTGGTACCCCTGGGGTTAAAGAACATGGTTTTACTCTATGGTCTTTTGAAAACTCTCTGAAAATTCGTGAACATATCTTGGAAACAGTTGAAAAAGCAGCAATCGAACCAGATCCAGAAGTTCGTAAAGCGATGTTGACATTTGTTGTCTGTGGTTCAGGATTTACTGGTATTGAAATGGTCGGCGAATTGATCGACTGGAAAGATCGTCTTGCAAAAGAATTTAAACTTGACCCTAATGAATTTACTTTAATGGTCGTTGAAGCAATGCCAACAATCTTAAACATGCTTTCTCGTAATGATGCAGCGAAAGCTGAACGTTACTTAGAGAAGAAAAATGTGAAATTGTTGCTTAACGCACCAATCGTTGAAGTAGCTGCAGATCATATCAAATTAAAAGATGGTTCTACAGTTCCAACACACACATTGATCTGGACTGCTGGTGTCAAAGCGACTTCTGACGCTGCTGACTTCGGTTTAGAATCAGCTCGTGGCAATCGTTTGATTGCCAATGAATACATGCAAGCGAAAGGCTACGAAGATAAAAACATTTATATCGTTGGTGACTTGGTTTATTACGAAGAATTCCCTGAAACACCGACACCACAAATCGTTCAAGCTGCTGAACAAACTGGTCACACAGCTGCTGCAAATATCGTAGCGGACATCAAAGGCAGTGAAAAACACAAATTCAAAGGAAATTATCAAGGATTTATGGTTTCTATTGGCGCTAAATGGGGTGTCGCAAACTTATTTGATAAAATTCATCTTAGCGGTTTCCTAGCGATCATCATGAAACACATCGTTAACTTGAAATATTTCTTTGATATTCGTTCTGGTTACTATATGTTCCAATATATTATGCATGAGTTCTTCCATATTAAAGACGATCGTAATGTAACACGTGGACATTCTTCTCGTTATGGTAATGTTTTATGGAGCGTTCCTTTACGTGTATTCTACGGTATGGTTTGGTTAGTCGAATCGATGAAGAAAATTGTCGGTACTGGCGATTACTTGAACCCGAGCACTTGGTTTGGTGATGGTTCATGGTTTACTGATAAAGTTGCCTTCCCATTCCCTTGGTTACAAGAACAAGTAACAACAGGTGCATCTGCTGCAGGTGGTGGCGCTGAGGCAACTGAAACGACAGCTAAAGCTGCTCAATTCGGTTTAAGCTATGCCTATGGTGAAGAGCCAATGCAAGTCTTCGATCATATGCCTAAATGGTTTGAAAGTGTTATGAAATTCATGATGCCTAACCAAGAAGTCGCATTGTTCATGCAAAAATTTATGACAATCGTTGAAGTCTTGATTGCTTTAGCGTTGATCGCTGGATTATTCACTTGGTTAAGTAGTGCTGCAACAATTGGTTTAACCATTGCATTCTGTTTATCAGGCATGTTCTATTGGGTAAACATTTGGTTTATCTTTGTAGCCTTCGCTTTAATGAATGGTTCTGGACGTGCGCTTGGTTTAGACCGCTGGGTTATCCCTTGGGTTCAACGTACACTAGGTAAATGGTGGTACGGAACACCTAAGTCCAGATATGGCAGTAAATAA
- a CDS encoding NusG domain II-containing protein gives MDIKEFVKKSYIRPWDIVIIVFLILSSFLPLAVFSMQNTAQDDATKQAVLKVDGEVIKVFDLKEGGPTYTYKYEDSDGDYNLIEVSGDKIRMVESNCGDQICVQRGWISKAGETPIACLPHNLFITVEASDGSEDGSLIY, from the coding sequence ATGGACATTAAAGAATTTGTCAAAAAAAGCTATATACGTCCGTGGGATATTGTGATCATTGTTTTCTTGATTCTCAGTTCTTTCTTGCCCCTTGCAGTATTTAGCATGCAAAACACAGCACAAGATGACGCGACAAAACAAGCAGTACTAAAAGTGGACGGTGAAGTAATCAAAGTCTTCGATTTAAAAGAAGGCGGCCCCACATATACGTACAAATACGAGGACTCTGATGGAGACTATAACTTGATCGAAGTCAGTGGTGATAAAATCCGCATGGTAGAATCAAATTGCGGAGATCAAATTTGCGTACAACGAGGTTGGATATCTAAAGCAGGAGAAACACCTATTGCCTGCTTGCCCCATAATTTATTCATCACAGTTGAGGCTTCTGATGGGAGTGAGGATGGCAGTTTGATTTATTAA
- the gor gene encoding glutathione-disulfide reductase → MAKQYDYIVIGGGSGGIASANRAGMHGAKVLLIEAADIGGTCVNVGCVPKKVMWQASSMMEMIKRDTAGYGMDVEVKSFSFKKLVQNREAYIDNLHAAYHRGLDSNNVEVLAEYATFVDDHTVEAGGECFTAPNILIATGGRPKKLGIPGEEYAIDSNGFFALEELPKRVVFVGAGYIAAELAGTIHGLGSETHWAFRKDRPLRGFDEMLSEKVVEHYAEDGMHIYPHSTPRSIEKFESGELMITFENGTKITADSIVFGTGRQPNTDTLGLENTHVELTDQGYVKVDKFQNTTQTGIYAVGDVIGKIDLTPVAIAAGRRLSERLFNGKENEYLDYETIPTVVFTHPTIATVGLTEKEAEEKYGDENIKIYQSTFTPMYFALGEYRQKCDMKLVCVGEEEKIVGLHGIGLGVDEMLQGFAVAIKMGATKKDFDNTVAIHPTGSEEFVTMR, encoded by the coding sequence ATGGCAAAACAATATGATTATATCGTAATCGGCGGTGGCAGTGGTGGAATTGCTTCTGCTAATCGTGCCGGGATGCATGGGGCTAAGGTTTTATTGATCGAAGCGGCTGATATTGGCGGAACTTGTGTGAATGTTGGTTGTGTACCTAAAAAGGTGATGTGGCAAGCAAGTTCAATGATGGAAATGATAAAACGAGATACAGCAGGGTATGGAATGGATGTAGAGGTCAAGTCCTTCAGTTTTAAAAAGCTCGTTCAAAATCGTGAGGCGTACATTGATAATCTACATGCGGCTTACCATCGTGGGTTAGATAGTAATAATGTAGAAGTTTTAGCAGAGTATGCAACGTTTGTTGATGATCACACAGTCGAAGCAGGAGGCGAATGTTTTACAGCTCCTAATATTTTGATTGCAACTGGTGGACGACCTAAAAAATTAGGAATTCCAGGTGAAGAATATGCAATCGATTCTAATGGATTTTTTGCTTTAGAAGAATTACCAAAACGAGTAGTCTTTGTTGGAGCAGGTTACATAGCTGCTGAACTTGCTGGAACCATTCACGGATTAGGATCTGAGACACATTGGGCATTTAGAAAAGACCGTCCATTACGAGGTTTCGATGAAATGTTATCAGAAAAAGTAGTTGAGCATTATGCTGAAGATGGCATGCATATTTATCCTCATTCAACTCCTCGTTCGATTGAAAAGTTTGAATCAGGAGAATTGATGATCACTTTTGAAAACGGAACTAAAATCACGGCTGATAGTATTGTATTTGGAACTGGTCGTCAACCTAATACAGATACGTTAGGGCTAGAAAATACACATGTTGAGCTGACAGACCAAGGCTATGTAAAAGTGGATAAATTCCAGAATACAACACAAACTGGTATTTATGCTGTTGGCGATGTGATTGGCAAAATCGATTTAACACCCGTGGCGATTGCCGCAGGAAGAAGATTATCAGAGCGTTTATTCAACGGAAAAGAAAATGAGTATTTAGATTATGAAACAATTCCAACTGTGGTCTTTACGCACCCAACAATTGCTACAGTTGGTTTAACTGAAAAAGAAGCCGAAGAGAAATATGGGGATGAAAATATCAAAATTTATCAATCGACTTTTACACCAATGTATTTTGCTTTAGGTGAGTATCGTCAAAAATGCGATATGAAACTAGTGTGTGTCGGCGAAGAGGAGAAAATTGTTGGATTGCATGGGATTGGCTTAGGGGTTGATGAAATGTTGCAAGGTTTTGCAGTAGCAATCAAAATGGGGGCTACGAAAAAAGATTTTGATAATACTGTGGCAATTCACCCGACAGGTTCGGAAGAATTTGTAACGATGAGATAA
- a CDS encoding ATP-dependent Clp protease ATP-binding subunit — protein sequence MDELFTESAKAVLAIAQEEAKYFRHQSVGSEHLLLALVLEPNGIAGKSLRQLNADKNDIREEIEHLTGYGTVKAYPKGSYLPYSPRAKQIFAYAGDEAKRLGAPNIGTEHILLGLLRDEDILASRILLNLGLSLSKMRQLLMKKIGITDPQMSGNVGRRRNNQAQKAAPKGTPTLDSLARDLTKLAREKNLDPVVGRSQEVRRLIQILSRRTKNNPVLVGEPGVGKTAIAEGLAQKIVNGEVPEDMQEKRLMMLDMGALVAGTKYRGEFEDRLKKVIDEIYQDGEVILFIDELHTLIGAGGAEGAIDASNILKPALARGELQTIGATTLDEYQKYIEKDSALERRFARVQVDEPTPEEAEEILKGLRSRYEEHHGVEITDDALHAAVQLSVRYINSRQLPDKAIDLMDESSAKVRLDLADEPSEINNLRLEIARLVEEKEAAIQAQSFESAARLRQKEKKLARKLENILLLEQKEASGYANRVTEEDVANVVSQWTGVPLQQLEKKESERLLELESILHHRVVGQDEAVQAVSRAIRRARSGLKDPNRPIGSFMFLGPTGVGKTELAKALAETMFGSEDALVRVDMSEFMEKYSTSRLIGSPPGYVGYEEGGQLTEKIRQKPYSVILLDEVEKAHPDVFNILLQVLDDGHLTDSKGRKVDFRNTILIMTSNIGATAIRDEKNVGFNVQDLTKDYGAMQKRIMEELKKAFRPEFLNRVDETVVFRSLDQEEIHEIVKIMSKSIVQRLREQDVNVKITAAAIEVIGKVGFDPEYGARPIRRALQKEVEDRLSEALLSGQIHLGDKVTIGASKGKITLNVKSPKLEQMLQTI from the coding sequence ATGGATGAATTATTTACAGAAAGTGCCAAGGCAGTCTTAGCCATTGCACAAGAAGAAGCAAAATATTTTAGGCATCAATCTGTTGGATCAGAGCATTTGCTATTGGCATTAGTTTTGGAGCCAAATGGAATTGCTGGGAAATCATTGCGCCAGTTGAATGCTGATAAAAACGATATTCGTGAAGAAATCGAACACTTGACGGGTTATGGTACTGTAAAAGCCTATCCTAAAGGTTCATACTTGCCTTATTCTCCTCGTGCAAAGCAAATTTTTGCATATGCTGGTGATGAAGCCAAGCGTTTAGGTGCACCAAATATTGGTACAGAACATATTTTATTAGGGTTATTAAGAGATGAAGATATACTAGCATCACGTATTTTATTGAATCTGGGCTTAAGTTTATCCAAAATGCGCCAGCTTTTAATGAAAAAAATTGGTATAACAGATCCACAAATGAGTGGTAATGTAGGACGTCGAAGAAATAATCAAGCTCAAAAAGCAGCACCAAAAGGAACGCCAACATTAGATTCTTTAGCACGTGATTTAACAAAATTAGCTCGTGAAAAAAATCTTGATCCAGTAGTTGGACGTTCACAAGAAGTTAGACGTTTGATTCAAATTTTAAGCCGTCGTACAAAAAATAACCCTGTTTTAGTTGGAGAACCTGGCGTTGGTAAAACAGCGATTGCTGAAGGGTTAGCTCAAAAAATCGTCAATGGTGAAGTGCCAGAAGATATGCAAGAAAAACGCTTGATGATGTTAGATATGGGCGCTTTAGTAGCTGGTACTAAGTATCGTGGAGAGTTTGAAGATCGGCTCAAAAAGGTGATCGATGAGATTTATCAAGATGGCGAAGTCATTTTATTTATTGATGAATTGCACACTTTGATTGGTGCAGGTGGTGCTGAAGGCGCAATCGATGCATCAAATATATTAAAACCAGCACTTGCAAGAGGTGAATTGCAAACAATCGGTGCAACAACATTAGATGAATATCAAAAGTATATCGAAAAAGATTCTGCTTTAGAACGACGTTTTGCCCGTGTGCAAGTTGATGAACCAACACCAGAGGAAGCAGAAGAGATTCTAAAAGGTTTACGTTCTCGTTATGAAGAACATCATGGTGTGGAGATTACAGATGATGCGCTACATGCAGCGGTTCAATTATCTGTACGCTATATCAATTCTCGTCAGTTACCAGACAAAGCAATTGATTTGATGGATGAGTCTTCAGCAAAAGTTCGTTTGGATTTAGCCGACGAACCTTCTGAAATCAATAATTTGCGCTTGGAAATTGCTCGTTTAGTTGAAGAAAAAGAAGCAGCAATTCAAGCTCAGTCATTTGAAAGTGCTGCTAGGTTACGTCAAAAAGAGAAAAAATTGGCACGTAAATTAGAGAATATTTTATTATTAGAACAAAAAGAAGCGTCTGGTTATGCTAATCGGGTAACAGAAGAAGATGTTGCTAATGTGGTATCACAATGGACAGGCGTGCCTTTACAGCAATTAGAGAAAAAGGAAAGTGAACGACTGCTTGAATTGGAAAGTATTTTACATCATCGAGTAGTTGGTCAGGACGAAGCAGTTCAAGCTGTGTCGCGTGCGATTCGTAGAGCTCGTAGTGGTTTGAAAGATCCAAACCGACCAATTGGTTCGTTTATGTTTTTAGGCCCAACAGGTGTAGGGAAAACGGAATTAGCAAAAGCTTTAGCTGAAACAATGTTTGGTAGCGAAGATGCCCTTGTTCGGGTAGATATGTCTGAGTTTATGGAAAAATATAGCACCAGTCGTTTGATTGGTTCTCCTCCAGGTTATGTGGGATATGAAGAAGGCGGCCAATTAACTGAAAAAATTCGCCAAAAACCGTATTCTGTTATTTTACTGGATGAGGTAGAAAAAGCGCATCCTGATGTCTTCAATATCTTGTTACAAGTGTTAGACGATGGTCACTTAACAGATTCTAAAGGACGAAAAGTAGACTTTAGAAATACAATTTTGATTATGACATCAAACATTGGCGCAACGGCGATTCGTGATGAAAAAAATGTTGGTTTCAATGTTCAGGATCTAACGAAAGATTACGGTGCAATGCAAAAACGGATCATGGAAGAACTGAAAAAAGCATTCCGTCCAGAATTTTTGAATCGTGTAGATGAAACAGTTGTCTTCCGTTCATTAGATCAGGAAGAAATTCACGAAATCGTGAAAATCATGAGTAAATCAATTGTTCAACGCTTACGGGAACAAGATGTTAATGTGAAAATCACAGCAGCTGCGATTGAAGTGATTGGAAAAGTTGGCTTCGACCCGGAATACGGCGCACGCCCAATTCGTAGAGCTTTGCAAAAAGAAGTAGAAGACCGTTTAAGCGAAGCATTACTTTCAGGTCAAATCCATCTTGGGGATAAAGTGACGATTGGAGCAAGTAAAGGAAAAATAACATTAAACGTTAAATCGCCTAAACTTGAACAGATGTTACAAACAATTTAA
- a CDS encoding CtsR family transcriptional regulator — MSNQNTSDLIEAYLKKILEESSKIEIRRAEMAHLFNCVPSQINYVINTRFTIQRGYSVESKRGGGGYIRIAKVQISDSDQLLKQIAQFTGNELSEKDALIFIQKLYEEEVITKREGNLMLSVLGKQVLGKAGSNEDYLRAQLMHSFLERLSYEEE, encoded by the coding sequence ATGAGTAATCAAAATACTTCGGATTTAATAGAAGCATATCTAAAGAAGATTCTTGAAGAGAGCAGTAAAATTGAGATTCGCAGAGCCGAAATGGCTCATTTATTCAATTGTGTTCCATCCCAGATTAATTATGTTATCAATACACGCTTTACAATTCAACGCGGCTATTCTGTTGAAAGTAAACGTGGTGGCGGTGGTTACATTCGAATCGCCAAGGTTCAAATTTCTGATAGTGATCAATTGTTAAAACAGATTGCTCAGTTTACAGGCAATGAACTTTCAGAAAAAGATGCACTGATTTTTATACAAAAGTTGTACGAAGAAGAAGTGATCACCAAAAGAGAAGGAAACCTGATGTTGTCAGTTCTTGGAAAACAAGTTCTAGGCAAAGCAGGATCAAATGAAGATTATTTACGTGCTCAATTGATGCATTCATTTTTAGAACGTTTGAGTTACGAGGAGGAATGA
- a CDS encoding peptidase U32 family protein produces MIELIATAESVEQAEALLAVGVDTLYIGEEMFGLRLPTSFSREEQRIITEKAHHAGKKVTVALNGIMHPEKMKQVPEYLTFLQEINVDQITVGDPGVVFVLQRDGIDIPYIYDGETLVTSSRQINFWAKRGSIGAVLAREVPFEEMKAMKDNLMVPAEVLVYGATCIHQSKRPLLQNYYNFTKNDESASKERGLFISEPKKEETHYSIYEDSHGTHIFADNDVNLIGELDKLHEHNYTKWKLDGIYAPGENFVKVAELFADAKEKIEAELWSSEQAQVAIEQIEALHPENRGLDIGFFDLDPDEIK; encoded by the coding sequence ATGATAGAACTTATTGCGACTGCTGAATCTGTTGAACAAGCGGAGGCGTTATTAGCAGTAGGGGTAGATACTTTATACATTGGAGAAGAGATGTTCGGGTTGCGCTTGCCAACGTCATTTTCTCGTGAAGAACAGCGTATTATTACAGAAAAGGCCCATCATGCTGGGAAAAAAGTGACTGTTGCGTTAAACGGGATCATGCATCCAGAAAAAATGAAGCAGGTCCCGGAGTATTTGACTTTTTTGCAAGAAATCAACGTAGATCAAATAACTGTTGGAGATCCAGGGGTAGTATTTGTTTTACAACGTGACGGGATTGACATTCCATATATTTATGATGGAGAAACCTTAGTAACTAGCTCTCGTCAAATTAATTTCTGGGCAAAACGTGGATCGATCGGTGCAGTTTTGGCTCGTGAAGTTCCTTTTGAAGAAATGAAAGCAATGAAGGATAATTTGATGGTTCCAGCTGAAGTCCTTGTATATGGCGCTACATGTATTCATCAATCAAAACGTCCATTGTTGCAAAATTACTATAATTTTACTAAAAATGATGAATCCGCTAGTAAAGAGCGTGGGCTATTTATATCCGAGCCTAAAAAGGAAGAAACACACTATTCCATTTATGAAGACAGTCATGGTACTCATATTTTTGCAGATAATGATGTCAATTTAATTGGTGAGCTAGACAAACTTCATGAACATAATTACACAAAGTGGAAGCTTGATGGTATTTATGCGCCTGGAGAAAATTTCGTAAAAGTAGCGGAACTATTTGCAGATGCTAAGGAAAAAATAGAAGCCGAACTTTGGTCGAGTGAGCAAGCACAAGTGGCAATTGAACAAATAGAAGCTCTTCACCCAGAAAATCGTGGTTTAGATATCGGGTTCTTTGATTTAGATCCAGACGAGATAAAGTAA
- a CDS encoding peptidase U32 family protein: MTNERTLKRPEVLAPAGTLEKLKTAIHYGADAVYIGGNAYGLRSRAGNFTKEDMIEGVAFANEHGAKVYVAANMVTHEGNQEGAGDFFREIRDVGISAVIVSDPALIEICAAEAPGLPIHLSTQASATNYETLEFWKNEGLERVVLAREVSMDEVAEIRKNTDVEIEAFIHGAMCISYSGRCTLSNHMSMRDANRGGCSQSCRWKYELYDMPFGAERTSLTDKGEVEEEFSMSAVDMAMIQHIPELIQNGVDSFKIEGRMKSIHYVSTVANVYKKAVDTYMEDPENYECKQEWIDELWKVAQRELSTGFYYHVPTDEEQLFGERRKIPQYKFIGEVMAYDPETKVATIRQRNHFSVGDEIEFYGPGFKHFHQTVDVMYNEENESIDRAPNPMMILTMPVEEPVAVGDMIRKKK; the protein is encoded by the coding sequence ATGACAAACGAACGAACACTGAAGCGTCCTGAGGTCTTAGCACCCGCAGGGACGCTAGAAAAACTAAAAACAGCTATTCACTACGGTGCAGATGCAGTCTACATTGGTGGTAATGCTTATGGATTACGTAGCCGTGCCGGGAATTTTACAAAAGAAGACATGATCGAAGGTGTAGCGTTTGCCAACGAACATGGGGCAAAAGTTTATGTGGCAGCAAATATGGTTACACATGAAGGAAATCAAGAAGGAGCAGGAGACTTTTTCAGAGAAATTCGTGATGTTGGGATTTCAGCAGTCATTGTTTCTGATCCAGCTTTGATTGAAATTTGTGCAGCGGAAGCGCCAGGCTTGCCGATCCATTTATCTACACAAGCATCAGCTACCAACTATGAAACATTAGAGTTTTGGAAAAACGAAGGATTAGAACGTGTGGTTTTAGCGCGTGAAGTATCTATGGACGAAGTCGCAGAAATCCGCAAAAATACAGATGTGGAAATTGAAGCGTTTATTCATGGGGCAATGTGTATTTCTTATTCTGGTAGATGTACGTTGTCTAATCATATGTCGATGCGGGATGCGAATCGTGGTGGTTGTTCACAATCTTGTCGTTGGAAATACGAACTTTATGATATGCCTTTTGGCGCTGAACGTACAAGTTTGACTGATAAAGGTGAAGTGGAAGAAGAATTTTCAATGAGTGCGGTGGATATGGCGATGATCCAACATATTCCTGAATTGATCCAAAATGGTGTTGATAGCTTTAAAATCGAAGGCCGAATGAAGTCAATTCACTACGTTTCTACAGTAGCGAATGTTTACAAAAAAGCGGTTGATACGTATATGGAAGATCCTGAAAATTATGAGTGCAAACAAGAATGGATCGATGAGCTTTGGAAAGTCGCGCAAAGAGAGCTTTCAACTGGCTTTTATTACCATGTACCAACCGATGAAGAACAGTTATTTGGAGAACGTCGCAAGATCCCACAATATAAATTTATCGGGGAAGTGATGGCGTATGATCCCGAAACGAAAGTCGCAACGATTCGTCAAAGAAATCATTTTAGTGTAGGCGACGAAATTGAATTTTACGGTCCTGGGTTCAAACACTTCCATCAAACAGTAGATGTTATGTATAATGAAGAGAACGAGTCAATTGATCGAGCACCAAATCCAATGATGATTTTAACAATGCCAGTTGAAGAACCAGTAGCAGTTGGTGATATGATTCGTAAAAAGAAATAA